A region of Dictyostelium discoideum AX4 chromosome 1 chromosome, whole genome shotgun sequence DNA encodes the following proteins:
- the wdr91 gene encoding WD40 repeat-containing protein: protein MNSSNLNYLDELVKEYLIFRGFTQTNHYFSLEKKGDKLKGFQVDRILEQINIYISSYDINHLVELWNFLDITFFSKIDYNKSNAYNNNNNNNNNYNSNHNSNGSYTSYRNNNNDLQSTIKKLSSSLRKYYVIYAINNNKIDKVKEFFDQYSLELLKDPDWQSWFALPYIRNPQSDPLFEIYFSKTWSEAFSLSLRNFLSTIFKNIPLPKILQFNLERQNRKRLETQVENLLSINEELRSQVDKLEYQNKRDQNNSGSNNNSNNNSNSGFTIGNVSQRKESNVNNFNSGNDLNSSNEREVNSFSRVSKRFEPRSTSSTNIAAMDDDDNKPMIGIGRSRKSISTNSVNSNNNINNNNTSNTNTNTNTNTNTNTNSNSNTNTNTNSNSNTNTSNNNSNSNNNNNGTNTNVTNNNGFQHLNLSGFEMTEIDENGFKKKSSNGLNGSDGIENGELVYNIESQEVCTSHSSAITRCKFLSNGSKIASSSIDGTVRLWNVGFSSRQTTIYCLSEVASLEWENRSKLLLCGTIDSKIKIWNSLTDKAIGDINTSIEFPRVEDIACNPNGNSFATSSINNGRTDGVVYTWNLRTLKTEEKLSSSGAVINSMSFNSTGTLLSTGCVDGTIRIFDIKSGSPIAGWQAHSNEILSVQFSSDENRLYSLGKDGKLYQWNIHSMGKPVKEYDYPGFLVDPHRTTKISFNHNQSSFLVGTNNKFALLYNIDQSSPILQISGHTGPVVTCDWNSSSQSDVIITGSLDKTIRLTKLSKSFNNL, encoded by the exons atgaatagttcaaatttaaattatttggatGAACTTGTAAAggaatatttaatatttaggGGATTTACACAAACCAATCATTACTTTTCATTAGAAAAGAAaggtgataaattaaaaggaTTTCAAGTAGATAGAATATTAgaacaaattaatatttatatttcaaGTTATGATATAAACCATTTAGTAGAGTTATGGAATTTCTTAgatataactttttttagtAAAATCGATTACAATAAAAGTAATgcctataataataataataacaataacaataattataattcaaatcataatagtaatggtagtTACACATCTTATAGaaacaataacaatgatTTACAAtctacaattaaaaaattatcatcatctctCCGAAAATATTATGTAATTTAtgcaataaataataataaaattgataaagttaAAGAATTTTTCGATCAATATagtttagaattattaaaagatccCGATTGGCAATCTTGGTTTg cATTACCATATATTAGAAACCCACAATCTGAtccattatttgaaatttatttttcaaaaacttGGTCAGAAGCATTTTCACTTTCATTaagaaattttttatcaactatatttaaaaacataC cattaccaaaaattttacaatttaatttagaaAGACAGAATAGAAAAAGATTAGAAACACaagttgaaaatttattatcaataaatgAAGAATTAAGATCACAAGTTGATAAATTAgaatatcaaaataaaagagatcaaaataatagtggatcaaataataatagcaataataatagcaatagtgGATTTACAATTGGTAATGTAAGTCAAAGAAAAGaatcaaatgtaaataattttaatagcggtaatgatttaaatagtagtaatgAAAGAGAAGTTAATTCATTCTCAAGAGTTAGTAAAAGATTTGAACCAAGATCAACTTCATCTACAAATATCGCTGCAatggatgatgatgataataaaccAATGATTGGAATTGGAAGATcaagaaaatcaatttctACAAATAGtgttaatagtaataataatattaataataataatacatcaaATACAAACACAAATACAAacacaaatacaaatacaaatacaaattcaaattcaaatacaaatacaaatacaaattcaaattcaaatacaaatacatcaaataataatagtaatagtaataataataataatggtacaaatacaaatgtaacaaataataatggatttcaacatttaaatttatcaggATTTGAAATGAcagaaattgatgaaaatggatttaaaaagaaatcatcaAATGGATTGAATGGTAGTGATGGtattgaaaatggtgaatTAGTTTATAATATTGAATCACAAGAGGTTTGTACATCACATTCATCAGCTATAACAAGATGTAAATTCTTATCAAATGGTAGTAAGATTGCAAGTTCTTCAATTGATGGTACTGTTAGACTTTGGAATGTTGGTTTTAGTAGTAGACAAACCACTATCTATTGTCTCTCTGAGGTCGCCTCTTTGGAATGGGAAAATAGATCAAAACTATTACTATGTGGTACGATAGATTCAAAGATTAAAATTTGGAATAGTTTGACCGATAAAGCGATCGGTGATATTAACACCTCGATTGAGTTTCCAAGAGTTGAGGATATTGCATGCAATCCAAATGGTAATTCATTTGCTACCTCGTCAATTAACAATGGTAGAACTGATGGTGTGGTTTATACTTGGAATTTGAGAACTTTGAAAACTGAAGAGAAACTATCGAGCTCAGGTGCTGTCATTAATTCAATGTCTTTTAACTCCACTGGTACTTTGCTTTCAACTGGTTGTGTCGATGGTACAATCAGAATTTTCGATATTAAATCTGGTTCGCCAATTGCTGGTTGGCAAGCacattcaaatgaaattctATCGGTTCAATTCTCTTCCGATGAGAATAGACTCTACTCATTGGGTAAAGATGGTAAATTATATCAATGGAATATTCATAGTATGGGTAAACCAGTGAAAGAATATGATTATCCTGGTTTCTTGGTTGACCCTCATCGTACAACTAAAATCTCTTTCAATCATAATCAATCTTCATTTTTAGTTggtacaaataataaatttgcaCTATTGTATAATATCGATCAATCTTCTCCAATACTTCAAATTTCTGGTCATACTGGTCCTGTAGTAACTTGTGATTGGAATTCTTCATCTCAAAGTGATGTTATTATAACTGGTTCTTTAGATAAAACTATTAGATTAACAAAACtatcaaaatcatttaataatttataa